In the Phaeobacter gallaeciensis genome, one interval contains:
- a CDS encoding rod shape-determining protein, protein MALFGNLGGLFTSDMAIDLGTANTLVYVKGRGVILSEPSVVAYHVKDGVKKVLAVGEDAKLMLGRTPGSIEAIRPMREGVIADFDTAEEMIKHFIRKVHKRSTFSKPKIIVCVPHGATPVEKRAIRQSVLSAGARRAGLIAEPIAAAIGAGMPITDPTGNMVVDIGGGTTEVAVLSLGDIVYARSVRVGGDRMDEAIISYLRRQQNLLIGEATAERIKTSIGTARMPDDGRGQSMQIRGRDLLNGVPKEIEISQAQVAEALAEPVQQICDSVMTALETTPPDLAADIVDRGVMLTGGGALLGDLDLALREQTGLAVSIADESLNCVALGTGKALEFEKQLRHAIDYDS, encoded by the coding sequence TGATCCTGTCCGAGCCGTCGGTTGTTGCCTATCACGTCAAGGACGGCGTCAAAAAGGTACTGGCCGTGGGCGAGGACGCCAAGCTGATGCTGGGCCGCACCCCCGGCTCGATCGAGGCGATCCGCCCGATGCGCGAAGGCGTGATTGCGGACTTCGACACCGCCGAGGAAATGATCAAGCATTTCATCCGCAAGGTGCACAAACGCTCGACCTTCTCCAAGCCCAAGATCATCGTCTGCGTACCCCATGGCGCGACCCCGGTTGAAAAACGCGCGATCCGTCAGTCGGTGCTCTCCGCAGGTGCCCGCCGCGCCGGGCTGATCGCAGAGCCCATCGCCGCCGCCATCGGCGCGGGCATGCCGATCACCGACCCCACCGGCAACATGGTCGTGGACATCGGCGGCGGTACCACCGAGGTGGCGGTTCTGTCCCTTGGGGATATCGTATACGCACGCTCGGTCCGCGTCGGCGGCGACCGCATGGACGAGGCAATCATCTCCTACCTGCGCCGCCAGCAGAACCTTTTGATCGGTGAAGCCACCGCCGAGCGTATCAAGACCTCCATCGGCACCGCCCGCATGCCCGACGATGGCCGAGGCCAGTCGATGCAGATCCGCGGCCGTGACCTGTTGAACGGCGTGCCCAAGGAAATTGAGATCAGCCAGGCGCAGGTCGCCGAGGCGCTGGCCGAACCGGTGCAGCAGATCTGCGATTCCGTGATGACCGCGCTGGAAACCACCCCGCCGGATCTGGCCGCCGATATCGTCGACCGTGGCGTCATGTTGACCGGCGGCGGCGCGCTGCTGGGCGATCTGGATCTGGCCCTGCGCGAGCAGACCGGCCTTGCGGTTTCCATCGCCGACGAAAGCCTGAACTGCGTGGCCCTTGGCACCGGCAAGGCGCTGGAATTCGAAAAACAGCTGCGCCACGCCATCGACTACGACAGCTGA
- the mrdA gene encoding penicillin-binding protein 2 — MKRNPKELEFSHRKLTRRALLLGGLQLGFAGGLAARMRYLQVDQADQFRLLAEENRINIRLLPPARGEIFDRNGITLAQNSPSYRITIVPEDAGDVGEVIAKLSRLIEIDPEDIERAMAEMRRSPPFLPVTLADQIGWEDISKVAVNAPALPGITPEVGLTRIYPQRGAFAHVVGYVGPVSDYDLSKMESPEPILRIPRFQIGKVGFEAKREDALRGKAGAKRVEVNATGRVMRELDRREGEAGADMQLTVDVELQSYVQARLGNESAAAVIIDCEHGDTRAIASSPSFDPNLFVRGISVADYSLLTGDPYRPLANKAVQGTYPPGSTFKMVTALAALEEGLIGPEETVWCPGYLEVSGRRFHCWKRAGHGHVDLNTSLKQSCDVYYYDLALKVGIDKISAMANQLGLGVRHDLPMSAVASGLAPNREWKQRVHGQDWLIGDTANASIGQGYMLASPMQLAVMTARIASGRSITPRLLKSIDGIEQPSGGGEPLGLNENNLRTVRRGMFSVSNDRRGTGYRSRIIAEDIRMAGKSGTSQVRNITAAERAAGVIRNEDLPWERRDHALYVCFAPYDKPRFAVAVVVEHGGGGSRAAAPIARDVMLQALFDGTPPLSAYPKGDRSRIKAQQERLERERLKREETGGSDRA; from the coding sequence ATGAAACGCAATCCGAAAGAGCTAGAGTTCAGCCACCGCAAGCTGACCCGTCGGGCGCTGCTTCTGGGCGGTTTGCAACTGGGGTTTGCGGGCGGGTTGGCGGCACGCATGCGCTATCTTCAGGTAGATCAGGCCGATCAGTTCCGGCTGCTGGCCGAGGAAAACCGGATCAATATCCGCCTGCTACCGCCAGCACGCGGTGAGATCTTCGACCGCAACGGCATCACCCTGGCGCAGAACTCGCCCTCCTATCGCATCACCATCGTCCCCGAGGACGCCGGCGATGTAGGCGAGGTGATCGCCAAACTGTCGCGGCTGATCGAAATCGACCCTGAAGATATCGAGCGCGCCATGGCCGAAATGCGCCGCTCTCCGCCCTTCCTGCCGGTGACGCTGGCCGATCAGATCGGCTGGGAGGACATCTCGAAAGTGGCGGTCAACGCCCCTGCCCTGCCCGGCATTACCCCCGAGGTCGGCCTGACGCGGATCTATCCGCAACGCGGCGCCTTTGCCCATGTGGTCGGCTATGTCGGGCCGGTCTCGGATTATGACCTCAGCAAGATGGAATCGCCGGAACCGATCCTGCGCATTCCTCGTTTCCAGATCGGCAAGGTTGGGTTTGAGGCCAAGCGTGAGGACGCCCTGCGCGGCAAGGCCGGCGCCAAGCGCGTCGAGGTGAATGCTACCGGCCGCGTCATGCGCGAGCTGGACCGGCGCGAAGGTGAGGCCGGCGCCGACATGCAACTGACCGTCGATGTCGAGTTGCAAAGCTATGTGCAGGCGCGCCTTGGCAACGAAAGCGCCGCCGCGGTGATCATCGATTGCGAACATGGGGACACCCGCGCCATCGCCTCCTCGCCCAGCTTTGATCCCAACCTCTTTGTGCGTGGCATCTCGGTCGCCGACTATAGCCTGCTGACCGGCGACCCCTACCGTCCGCTGGCGAACAAGGCGGTGCAGGGCACCTATCCGCCAGGTTCGACCTTCAAAATGGTGACAGCGCTGGCTGCACTGGAGGAAGGGTTGATCGGCCCCGAGGAAACCGTCTGGTGCCCCGGGTATCTGGAGGTCTCCGGCCGCAGGTTCCACTGCTGGAAACGCGCGGGCCATGGGCATGTGGATCTCAACACCTCGCTGAAACAATCCTGCGACGTCTATTACTACGATCTGGCGCTGAAGGTGGGGATCGACAAGATTTCTGCCATGGCGAACCAGCTAGGGCTGGGTGTGCGTCACGATCTGCCGATGTCGGCCGTGGCCAGCGGCCTGGCCCCCAACCGCGAGTGGAAGCAGCGGGTGCACGGGCAGGACTGGCTGATCGGCGACACTGCAAACGCCTCTATCGGGCAGGGCTATATGCTGGCCTCGCCAATGCAACTGGCAGTGATGACCGCGCGGATCGCCTCGGGGCGCAGTATCACCCCGCGTCTGCTGAAATCCATCGACGGGATCGAGCAACCCAGCGGCGGCGGCGAGCCTTTGGGGCTCAATGAAAACAACCTGCGGACCGTGCGCAGGGGCATGTTCTCGGTCAGTAACGACCGGCGCGGTACTGGCTACCGCTCACGCATCATCGCCGAAGACATCCGCATGGCCGGCAAAAGCGGCACCAGCCAGGTGCGCAATATCACCGCGGCCGAACGCGCCGCCGGGGTGATCCGCAACGAGGATCTGCCCTGGGAGCGGCGCGACCACGCGCTCTATGTCTGCTTTGCGCCTTATGACAAACCCCGCTTTGCGGTTGCTGTGGTGGTCGAACACGGGGGTGGCGGGTCACGCGCCGCCGCACCCATTGCCCGCGATGTTATGTTGCAGGCGCTGTTTGATGGAACGCCGCCCCTGTCCGCCTACCCCAAAGGCGATCGCAGCCGCATCAAGGCGCAGCAGGAACGGCTGGAACGCGAACGTCTGAAACGGGAAGAAACCGGAGGCAGCGACCGGGCATGA
- the mreC gene encoding rod shape-determining protein MreC gives MAKDRSQREDYSAPLRRLLIGLVCLCLAAIFLVWRIDSPRVERFRAQLVNTVVPNMDWAMVPVTATVNLFRDFQSYQRLSEQNQELRSELRQMRAWKEAALQLEQENARLLDLNNVRLDPKLTYITGVVMADSGSPFRQSVILNIGARDGIQDGWAAMDGIGLVGRISGTGQDTARVILLTDAASAVPATIQPSGQTVLVTGDNSAAPVLDFLENPDLIRPGDRVITSGDGSVFPPGLLIGQVTEDRTGRKRVRLSADYERLEFLRVLRHQGSEVIKEPGGLVVPAPDATVPLPRPQNLAPEALSASEGESNG, from the coding sequence TTGGCCAAAGACCGGTCACAGCGCGAAGATTATTCCGCCCCGCTGCGCCGTTTGCTGATCGGGCTGGTGTGCCTGTGCCTTGCCGCCATTTTTCTGGTCTGGCGGATCGATAGCCCAAGGGTGGAACGCTTCCGCGCGCAGCTGGTGAATACCGTTGTGCCGAATATGGACTGGGCCATGGTGCCGGTCACCGCGACGGTCAACCTGTTCCGGGACTTCCAAAGCTATCAGCGCCTTTCCGAACAGAACCAAGAGTTGCGCTCCGAACTGCGCCAAATGCGCGCCTGGAAAGAAGCTGCGCTGCAGCTGGAACAGGAAAACGCCCGCCTGCTGGATCTCAACAACGTGCGGCTCGATCCCAAGCTGACCTATATCACCGGTGTGGTGATGGCCGACAGCGGATCGCCCTTTCGCCAGTCTGTGATCCTCAACATCGGCGCCCGGGACGGGATACAGGATGGCTGGGCCGCCATGGACGGGATCGGTCTGGTGGGACGTATTTCCGGCACCGGACAGGATACCGCGCGGGTCATTCTGCTGACTGATGCCGCCAGCGCGGTGCCCGCCACCATCCAGCCTTCGGGGCAGACCGTTCTGGTGACCGGTGACAACAGCGCTGCGCCAGTGCTGGATTTCCTTGAAAACCCCGATCTGATCCGCCCCGGCGACCGGGTCATCACCTCTGGCGATGGCTCCGTCTTTCCGCCCGGGCTGCTGATCGGTCAGGTGACCGAGGACCGCACCGGCCGTAAGCGGGTGCGCCTGTCTGCCGACTACGAACGGCTGGAATTCCTGCGGGTGCTGCGCCATCAGGGCTCTGAGGTGATCAAGGAGCCCGGCGGACTGGTTGTCCCGGCGCCGGATGCCACTGTGCCTCTCCCGCGGCCGCAAAACCTGGCGCCCGAGGCTCTGTCCGCGTCCGAAGGGGAGAGCAATGGCTAG
- a CDS encoding rod shape-determining protein MreD, whose amino-acid sequence MASTSPARIWMMRMAFPALALVLIFFHLLPLDTLPRRWAPPDLLLALAMAWSLRRPDFVPVLLLGATMLVADMMFQRPPGLFSLLVVLGCEFLKSRIPPHRETAFAAEWLAVAFVIAGIVVLNRAILAILAVAQAPLGLTLIQALLTIAAYPLVVIFSQSLLGVRKLSPAEAEALGSR is encoded by the coding sequence ATGGCTAGCACCTCGCCCGCGCGGATCTGGATGATGCGGATGGCCTTTCCGGCTCTGGCACTGGTGCTGATCTTCTTTCACCTGCTGCCGCTGGACACGCTGCCGCGCCGTTGGGCGCCGCCAGACCTGCTGCTGGCGCTTGCCATGGCCTGGTCACTGCGGCGGCCGGATTTCGTGCCTGTTCTGCTGCTGGGGGCAACCATGCTGGTCGCCGACATGATGTTCCAGCGCCCGCCCGGCCTTTTTTCGCTGCTGGTGGTACTGGGCTGCGAATTCCTGAAGTCGCGAATCCCGCCGCACCGGGAAACCGCCTTTGCCGCGGAATGGCTCGCCGTCGCCTTTGTGATCGCAGGTATCGTGGTGCTCAACCGAGCCATTCTTGCTATTCTGGCCGTGGCGCAGGCACCCTTGGGCCTCACGCTGATTCAAGCCCTGCTGACGATTGCCGCCTATCCTCTGGTCGTGATCTTCAGTCAAAGCCTATTGGGTGTACGCAAACTGTCACCTGCCGAAGCCGAAGCCCTGGGAAGCCGCTGA